The following are encoded together in the Hydractinia symbiolongicarpus strain clone_291-10 chromosome 14, HSymV2.1, whole genome shotgun sequence genome:
- the LOC130625691 gene encoding regulator of nonsense transcripts 2-like, with product MVKDDYNKQGGKGNERSHRYSVERKTKNAFGKTSNSDESKGNKGELDETKNKEGEKPKDVEEKPVEDKQQDESEKENNNEEEMENIRLEEEKKLASDTKSTAEERINNRMDLRKKNTDAPQNRPAEGFFKQLESSMKKNTAFVKKLRSINEQQRESLIAEFNALNLSKFIQEAVTSIVEAKLKVADVSAAAYICSLFHQRYADFTSLFKRSFIKLFDVINCKEEEKAGNISRLRTALRLLGELVLDGFYNSLDEGVQILLNTIQAVVTADKNSFTYAPIILTTVRHCGEDLAGIVPRKYRCWKDKLNIDIPMLKVLTPDQQSMFLCLFKEYYESMAQYIVNMHKDLQNRDRQNRQTIGLKGELPVERKEAFEKAQKVFDKLLSSTTSLAELLDEDMPDLPEDQLEEREELGTVNIFTPVRGVEYDSENGLWEDEDTRTFYENVKDLKVLVPQILFKETPTSSNQKKNQKHDKKKTKERKLRVDLNVDDSMDYNDYEELDDNYEQEIVGDDGDDDEPVVVGMAAVAEAYFQKLPTCVNRDFIDQAAEEFIMKLNTKGNRKKLVRTLFTVNRVRLDLLPFYARLVSTLSPCLPDIATDLVWLLKGSFRSHLRKKDQMHTESKVKTVRFIGELTKFKVCPKAEALYCLKLLLDNFTHHNIDMACNLLETCGRFLYRSPESYPRMSALLEQMMRKKSVQAFDSRYSTMIENAFYYCNPPERQKVQKKVRPPIHEYIRKLLYKDLTKTTTEKVLRQIRKLPWNDEKARDYVVKCMTHVWNVKFNNIRCLANMLSGLAEYHDDVAVHVIDGVLENIRLGMETNIFRDNQRRLSSIKYLGEMYNYQLIDSDIIFQNLYLLITFGGSLEMSLSTLDPPEHLFRIRLVCTVLETCGQYFDRGTSKKKLDCFLVYFQCYIWQKKESGYWNDQLPFPRDVDYMIVDSIEGLRPKLNFYTSLEEANAAVVELNKEYEDKIKALAVVNDESESAELNNSVHSNSSLPSSPYAESPIARSPGVHSQSSQDEEEIVSGIESGNEDDEGGNELQNGEQEDMFLMENEDEVHLRETPKYVDCHEDDIFRKDFDRIMGDSITERLHDNMKIPNVDIAIPMNLKGKQKKKNNTNDTNDSNDNNSVNFVLMMKKNNKQVLRDLQIPVTSDLAANIRNKQLAERAEHEEMKRLVLDYNQRQEEESYNELMSQFRTPKRGGGHYRQQSSGNKNQRGGSRLRSRDAEQHLFSPSNRR from the exons atgGTAAAAGATGATTACAACAAGCAAGGTGGAAAAGGAAATGAAAGATCGCACAGATATAGTGTTGAGCGAAAAACGAAAAATGCTTTTGGGAAAACCAGTAACTCTGA TGAGAGTAAAGGCAACAAAGGGGAACTAgacgaaacaaaaaacaaggAAGGTGAAAAACCTAAAGATGTGGAAGAAAAGCCAGTTGAAGACAAACAGCAG GACGAATCAGAGAAGGAAAATAATAATGAAGAGGAAATGGAAAATATACGATTGGAGGAAGAAAAG AAATTAGCAAGTGACACTAAATCAACTGCTGAAGAGAGGATAAACAATCGTATGGACCTCCGAAAGAAAAACACGGATGCTCCAC AAAACAGACCAGCAGAAGGATTCTTCAAGCAACTAGAATCATCAATGAAAAAGAATACAGCATTTGTTAAAAAACTG CGATCAATTAATGAACAACAAAGAGAGTCATTAATTGCCGAATTCAATGCCTTGAACTTGAGTAAGTTTATCCAAGAAGCTGTAACATCAATTGTTGAAGCAAAACtaaag gttGCTGATGTCAGCGCTGCAGCATATATTTGTTCATTATTTCATCAACGTTATGCTGACTTCACCAGCCTTTTTAAGCGCTCATTTATAAAACTTTTTGATGTTATTAATTGTAAGGAAGAAGAAAAG GCAGGTAACATATCACGCTTGCGCACTGCATTAAGATTACTTGGTGAGCTTGTCCTTGATGGTTTTTACAATTCGCTTGATGAAGGTGTTCAAATTCTTCTCAACACAATACAAGCTGTTGTCACAGCGGACAAA AACTCATTTACATACGCTCCAATCATATTAACAACCgttagacattgtggtgaaGATTTGGCAGGGATTGTCCCACGAAAATATAG ATGCTGGAAAGATAAATTAAACATAGACATTCCCATGCTTAAA GTACTCACCCCAGACCAACAGTCTATGTTTTTATGCTTGTTTAAAGAGTACTACGAAAGCATGGCACAATATATTGTAAATATGCATAAAGATTTACAAAACAGAGACCGTCAAAATCGACAAACCATAGGA TTAAAAGGTGAATTACCAGTAGAACGCAAAGAAGCTTTTGAGAAAGCTCAAAAAGTTTTCGATAAACTTTTATCTTCTACTACATCTTTAGCT GAACTGCTTGATGAAGATATGCCTGACTTGCCAGAAGATC AACTGGAAGAAAGAGAAGAACTTGGGACTGTCAATATTTTTACACCAGTTAGAGGTGTTGAG tATGATTCTGAAAACGGACTATGGGAAGATGAAGATACAAGAACATTTTACGAGAACGTGAAAGATTTGAAAGTATTGGTACCTCAG ATTCTGTTTAAAGAGACACCAACATCATCGaatcaaaagaaaaatcaaaagcatgacaaaaagaaaacaaaggaaAGAAAACTTCGAGTAGATT TAAATGTTGATGATTCTATGGATTACAATGACTACGAAGAACTTGACGATAATTATGAACAGGAAATTGTTGGTGATG aTGGAGACGACGATGAGCCTGTTGTTGTTGGCATGGCAGCAGTAGCAGAAGCGTACTTTCAGAAGCTACCTACATGTGTTAATCGGGACTTTATTGACCAA GCTGCAGAGGAGTTTATAATGAAACTAAACACTAAAGGAAATCGTAAAAAATTAGTTCGTACTTTGTTTACAGTCAATAGAGTAAG GCTAGATCTACTCCCCTTCTATGCAAGACTTGTCTCTACACTTTCGCCTTGTTTACCTGATATTGCTACAGATTTAGTGTGGTTGTTAAAGGGAAGTTTCCGTTCACAT TTACGAAAGAAAGATCAAATGCATACAGAATCAAAAGTGAAGACAGTCAGATTTATAG GTGAATTGACAAAGTTTAAAGTTTGCCCAAAGGCAGAAGCACTTTATTGTTTAAAG CTGCTACTGGACAATTTTACTCATCACAATATTGACATGGCATGTAATTTATTGGAAACATGTGGTAGATTTCTTTACCGTTCACCAGAATCCTATCCACGGATGTCAGCTCTTCTT GAACAAATGATGAGGAAGAAGTCTGTTCAAGCTTTCGATAGCCGCTATTCAACCATGATTGAAAATGCTTTTTATTATTGCAACCCACCAGAACGTCAAAAG GTTCAAAAAAAAGTCCGACCTCCCATTCACGAGTATATTCGAAAGCTTCTTTATAAAGATTTGACAAAAACGACTACAGAGAAAGTTCTCCGTCAAATTCGTAAGCTGCCATGGAATGATGAAAAG GCTAGAGACTACGTGGTCAAATGTATGACTCATGTTTGGAATGTCAAGTTTAATAATATCAGATGTTTAGCTAATATGTTGTCTGGACTGGCTGAATATCAT GATGACGTAGCTGTCCATGTGATTGATGGAGTGTTAGAAAATATACGTCTTGGAATGGAG ACCAACATATTTCGCGACAACCAACGTCGCCTGAGCAGTATCAAATATCTTGGTGAGATGTACAACTATCAGCTCATCGACAGCGATATCATCTTTCAAAATTTATACCTGCTTATAACATTTGGTGGAAGTCTCGAAA TGAGTTTGTCCACGCTTGACCCTCCGGAGCATTTGTTTCGTATTCGTTTGGTGTGCACAGTACTCGAAACTTGTGGTCAGTACTTTGATCGCGGTACATCCAAGAAAAAGTTGGATTGTTTTTTGGTCTATTTCCAG TGCTACATATGGCAGAAAAAGGAGAGTGGTTACTGGAACGACCAATTACCCTTCCCCAGAGATGTTGACTACATGATAGTTGATAGCATAGAGGGGTTGAGACCGAAATTGAATTTTTACACATCACTAGAAGAAGCAAACGCTGCTGTTGTTGAGTTGAACAAAGAATACGAAGATAAAATTA AGGCATTGGCTGTTGTAAATGATGAAAGTGAATCTGCTGAACTAAACAACTCAGTGCACTCAAATTCAAGCCTACCTTCAAGTCCTTATGCGGAATCCCCTATAGCGCGTTCTCCTGGAGTTCATTCCCAGTCTTCTCAGGATGAAGAAGAAATAGTGTCTGGTATTGAGTCTGGGAACGAAGATGATGAAGGTGGCAATGAACTTCAAAATGGAGAACAGGAAGATATGTTTCTTATGGAGAATGAAGACGAG GTACATTTACGTGAAACACCAAAATATGTTGATTGCCATGAAGATGATATTTTCCGGAAAGATTTTGATCGCATAATGGGCGATAGCATCACGGAACGGTTGCATGACAATATGAAAATACCCAACGTTGATATTGCTATTCCGATGAATCTAAAAG GTAAACAAAAGAAGAAGAACAATACGAACGACACAAACGACTCGAACGACAACAACAGTGTTAACTTCGTGCTCATGATGAAGAAGAACAACAAACAAGTGCTGCGAGATTTGCAAATCCCTGTCACGTCAGACCTTGCTGCTAACATCCGAAACAAACAGTTAGCAGAACGAGCAGAACACGAAGAAATGAAACGACTTGTGCTTGATTATAACCAACGTCAAGAAGAAGAGTCGTATAACG AGTTGATGTCGCAGTTTCGAACTCCGAAGAGAGGTGGTGGACATTATCGTCAACAATCCTCTGGAAATAAAAACCAACGTGGAGGATCTCGATTAAGATCACGTGATGCAGAACAGCATCTGTTCAGTCCCTCTAACAG